One genomic segment of Culturomica massiliensis includes these proteins:
- a CDS encoding DUF4105 domain-containing protein, translating to MKTIRNLFLLILVVSGIKAEALHLSSQTKISILTCSPGAELYSLFGHTAIRVCDPAKDMDIVFNYGTFDFQTDNFYIKYAQGLLPYQLAVTSYKSFINSYISDNRSVWSQTLNLDSLQRQRLFDLLVENHQPVNRTYLYNFLFDNCSTRVRDIVAKSILQPIEWHLPDMHKSFWNLLDEYLYRMPWVKWGIHTILAQSGSREATPYQYMFLPDYLMQGLETATYGNKMLAEKQIILYQATESTVYSPWYTTPFFIFTLGTVLLIIGLIRFPSGKLLHTTAFLLFIASGLIGCLLIFLGYFTEHPITAPNFNLIWANPLNLPAAFFLFRKKRSYLLQLYLTIYGIILLIGIPLWFFLTPAVPMASLPLLLLLIYICTRLKQRKP from the coding sequence ATGAAAACCATACGAAACCTTTTCCTCTTAATTCTGGTTGTTAGCGGAATAAAAGCCGAAGCACTCCATTTGTCTTCACAAACAAAGATCAGCATCCTGACCTGCTCGCCCGGCGCCGAATTATATTCCTTATTCGGACATACAGCCATACGGGTATGCGATCCGGCAAAAGACATGGATATCGTATTCAACTACGGCACCTTTGACTTTCAGACAGATAATTTTTACATAAAATACGCACAGGGCCTACTCCCGTATCAATTGGCGGTGACTTCGTATAAAAGTTTTATAAATTCGTATATTTCCGATAATCGGAGTGTATGGTCACAAACCCTGAATCTCGACTCTTTACAACGGCAACGGTTATTCGATCTGCTTGTAGAAAACCATCAACCGGTCAACCGGACCTACCTGTACAATTTTCTTTTCGATAATTGTTCCACCCGGGTAAGGGATATCGTTGCCAAAAGCATATTGCAACCCATCGAATGGCATCTGCCGGATATGCACAAAAGCTTTTGGAATCTGTTGGACGAATACCTCTATCGCATGCCCTGGGTAAAATGGGGTATTCACACCATATTGGCCCAATCCGGTTCCCGGGAAGCTACTCCTTACCAATATATGTTCCTGCCCGACTACCTGATGCAAGGCCTGGAAACTGCTACTTATGGAAATAAAATGCTGGCAGAAAAACAAATTATCTTATACCAGGCAACTGAATCAACCGTATACTCCCCTTGGTACACCACCCCGTTTTTTATCTTTACCCTGGGAACCGTTCTGTTAATTATCGGATTAATCCGCTTCCCTTCCGGAAAATTACTTCATACAACAGCTTTTTTGCTCTTTATCGCTTCCGGACTGATAGGCTGCTTATTGATATTTCTGGGCTATTTCACCGAACACCCCATTACAGCCCCCAACTTTAACCTAATTTGGGCCAATCCGTTAAATCTGCCAGCAGCCTTTTTCCTCTTCCGGAAAAAACGGTCTTATTTACTCCAACTCTATCTGACCATCTACGGTATCATCCTGCTTATCGGTATCCCGCTGTGGTTCTTTTTAACCCCTGCCGTCCCTATGGCATCCTTACCTCTGCTGCTGTTGCTTATCTATATCTGCACCCGTCTCAAACAAAGAAAACCTTAA
- a CDS encoding transglutaminase-like domain-containing protein → MKYWMLLWVVCIFGCSGNRYPDIPQEYHKLLDKAFARAGENVIELNKAIDSCDVRYKEGMAFLIAYMPEQDLKTLKAGFLLNNVDYAYMVKEQFPWTRTLPDSIFFNEVLPYACLNETRDEWRADFYGRFLQYVASCETIEEAIDSVNRNIRDELKVDYNTKREKPDQSPYESMRQGMASCSGLSILLVDAFRSVGIPARVAGTPNWHDNRGNHNWCEVWINGQWYFTEYYPNALNKAWFFADAGKADKADPQHAIYASSYKPADTYFPLVWDESIRYVNAENVTDRYVNLYKEYLTSVKGDGNHIPLKLMMFKTAQCTENSDDRVAANVDVFCGKEQVGGGRTSGPEQDMNDVLEFLLEKNKTYTFKYTTTMGKDSVVDVKVGEYPVEVRLYME, encoded by the coding sequence ATGAAGTATTGGATGTTATTATGGGTAGTGTGCATTTTCGGATGTTCCGGAAACAGATATCCGGATATACCTCAAGAGTATCATAAATTGTTGGATAAGGCATTTGCCCGGGCAGGGGAAAATGTCATAGAACTCAATAAAGCCATAGACTCTTGCGATGTCCGCTATAAAGAAGGTATGGCATTTCTGATTGCTTATATGCCCGAGCAGGATTTAAAGACGTTGAAGGCTGGTTTTTTGCTGAATAATGTTGATTATGCCTACATGGTCAAAGAGCAGTTTCCCTGGACCAGGACTTTACCCGACAGCATCTTTTTCAATGAAGTTCTGCCGTATGCCTGTCTGAATGAAACGCGGGATGAATGGCGGGCTGATTTTTACGGTCGTTTTTTACAATATGTAGCTTCCTGTGAAACGATAGAGGAAGCCATCGATTCGGTGAATCGTAATATCCGGGATGAGTTGAAAGTGGATTATAATACGAAACGGGAAAAACCGGACCAAAGTCCTTATGAATCGATGCGGCAGGGCATGGCTTCCTGCAGTGGTTTGTCGATATTGCTGGTCGATGCTTTCCGGTCGGTAGGTATTCCGGCCCGTGTTGCCGGCACACCTAATTGGCATGACAACCGGGGCAATCACAATTGGTGTGAGGTGTGGATAAACGGACAATGGTATTTTACAGAGTATTACCCGAATGCCTTGAATAAAGCCTGGTTTTTCGCCGATGCCGGCAAGGCTGATAAAGCGGATCCGCAACATGCCATATATGCTTCTTCTTATAAGCCTGCTGATACTTATTTTCCTTTGGTGTGGGATGAGAGCATCCGTTATGTAAATGCGGAAAATGTGACAGACCGTTATGTAAATCTGTATAAGGAATACCTGACTTCTGTAAAAGGGGACGGTAATCATATCCCTTTAAAGTTGATGATGTTCAAAACAGCGCAGTGTACGGAAAATTCGGATGACAGGGTGGCTGCCAATGTCGATGTATTTTGCGGTAAGGAGCAGGTAGGAGGAGGCCGGACTTCCGGCCCGGAACAGGATATGAATGATGTATTGGAGTTTTTACTGGAAAAGAATAAAACGTATACCTTTAAGTATACGACGACTATGGGCAAGGACAGTGTTGTGGACGTAAAGGTGGGCGAATATCCGGTAGAAGTAAGATTATATATGGAATAA
- the truA gene encoding tRNA pseudouridine(38-40) synthase TruA yields the protein MPRYFIELAYNGSNYHGWQIQPGTPTVQEELNRALSILLREDINVVGAGRTDTGVHASFYVAHFDTADPLTGLEQIVYKLNRITGKAIAIYDIYIVESGMHARFSALSRTYKYYIDKQKDPFTCDFAWKVYPLPDIGKMNEACRILFEYTDFTSFSKLHTDVKTNDCILYEAYWEDTGKQLVFTIKANRFLRNMVRAVVGTLLEIGQGKMNTTELRQIIESKNRCNAGTSVPGNALFLYNIEYPENIRDLKNKS from the coding sequence ATGCCCAGATACTTTATCGAACTCGCATACAACGGCAGCAATTACCACGGTTGGCAAATCCAACCGGGAACCCCGACTGTACAGGAAGAACTGAATCGGGCATTAAGTATACTGTTGCGGGAAGATATCAATGTCGTCGGTGCAGGCCGTACAGACACAGGCGTACATGCTTCATTCTATGTCGCCCACTTCGACACCGCGGATCCATTGACCGGCTTGGAGCAAATTGTTTATAAATTAAACCGGATCACGGGAAAAGCCATCGCGATCTATGATATATATATCGTAGAGTCCGGTATGCATGCCCGTTTTTCAGCTCTTTCCCGAACCTATAAATATTACATCGATAAACAAAAAGATCCGTTTACCTGCGATTTTGCCTGGAAAGTATACCCACTACCCGACATCGGTAAAATGAATGAAGCTTGCCGGATATTATTTGAATATACCGACTTTACCAGTTTCTCTAAACTGCACACCGACGTCAAAACCAACGACTGTATCCTATACGAAGCCTATTGGGAAGACACGGGAAAACAACTGGTTTTTACCATCAAAGCCAATCGCTTTTTACGCAATATGGTACGTGCTGTCGTCGGTACCCTGCTCGAAATAGGACAAGGAAAAATGAATACAACGGAACTAAGGCAAATCATCGAATCGAAAAACCGGTGTAATGCAGGAACTTCCGTACCGGGAAATGCCCTTTTCCTTTATAATATCGAATACCCGGAAAACATCCGAGACCTAAAAAACAAAAGCTGA
- a CDS encoding prolyl oligopeptidase family serine peptidase, with amino-acid sequence MKKNIVLFFLIACFFSVSGQKAGEWLALTPISLEAPALSSVKNVDGKVFTDDMLLEYSGLNVGQMIPVAGKNENVSRELKWDKARMEQDTITVPVQNRTTLYYYAVYLSNDQWIKGELKFHLFGNAEIYIDGQKKLTYGENKAADKSVSCELVPGKHTIIVKTISQGGKAFCCNFKPLTKGTENAVRFSISPERGKDIYDILNGKKIESAKLSPTGKYALIRMRETAGGKNSYTTTIYRVADKQVVYAVGNNMMSPQWVPGQDRISYLFKEGNGYSFYTYDIEKQQLNCLIREDSKLENYTWSPDLSYLIYYTSKNYGEKDWELRKLQGIEDRQPYYRYRSYLCKYDFSTGLHSRLTWGNLSTSLMDISHDGKQLIFSTSTPDYNEFPYSKQSIYLLNMTTQKIDTLWKDRLFSIFCSFSPDDKQLLISGGPSAFGKSGENIGNNPIVNQYDTQLYIYTLADGTVIPVTRDFNPSVSQSYWHTDGNIYLTAVDGDYVHLFRYNVKNKHIAQIECPGDIILSTSVPEKGNRMMYIASNVTYPPIIYTMNLNGLETAQWANPAKQQYEYIVFGEVKDWDYNYKKGTVIDGRYYLPADFDPNKKYPLIVYYYGGTTPVERSFGGRYPFNLYAANGYVVYVLQPSGTIGYGQEFSARHQNNWGKITGDEIINATKAFIKAHSFIDATKVGCMGASYGGFTTMYLTTHSDIFTCAISHAGISSLDGYWGDGYWGYTYSTNATAHAFPWNRKDIYVDQSPLFSADKAHNPILLIHGTKDVNVPTAQSMQFYTALKLLGKDVELVFVKDADHHVVDYKQRILWNNTIMAYFAKYLKGQPAWWENLYPEKNL; translated from the coding sequence ATGAAAAAAAACATTGTTTTATTTTTTCTGATCGCCTGCTTTTTCAGTGTAAGCGGCCAGAAAGCCGGAGAATGGCTCGCTCTTACCCCAATTTCCTTAGAAGCCCCGGCTTTAAGTTCTGTAAAAAATGTCGATGGCAAAGTTTTTACTGACGACATGTTACTCGAATATTCCGGTTTGAATGTCGGACAAATGATTCCTGTCGCCGGCAAAAACGAAAACGTTTCCCGGGAATTAAAATGGGACAAAGCCCGGATGGAGCAAGATACGATAACGGTTCCTGTACAAAACCGGACGACCTTGTATTATTACGCCGTTTATCTTAGCAATGACCAATGGATAAAAGGAGAATTGAAATTCCACCTTTTCGGGAATGCGGAAATTTATATCGACGGACAAAAAAAACTGACCTACGGGGAAAATAAAGCGGCAGACAAATCGGTCAGTTGTGAATTGGTTCCAGGTAAGCATACCATTATCGTAAAAACAATCAGCCAGGGAGGAAAAGCCTTCTGTTGTAATTTCAAGCCCCTGACAAAAGGAACTGAAAATGCCGTCCGTTTCAGTATATCCCCGGAAAGAGGAAAAGATATATATGATATCCTCAACGGTAAAAAAATAGAATCGGCAAAACTCTCCCCTACGGGAAAATATGCTCTTATACGTATGCGCGAAACTGCCGGCGGCAAAAACTCATACACCACAACAATTTACCGGGTAGCGGACAAACAAGTGGTATATGCTGTCGGTAATAACATGATGTCTCCTCAATGGGTACCGGGACAAGACAGAATATCTTATCTTTTTAAAGAAGGAAACGGATACTCTTTTTACACTTACGACATTGAGAAACAACAACTGAATTGCCTGATCCGAGAAGACAGCAAGCTGGAAAACTATACCTGGTCGCCGGATTTATCCTATCTGATATACTATACATCGAAAAATTACGGAGAAAAAGACTGGGAACTACGCAAACTACAGGGCATCGAAGATCGTCAACCCTACTACCGTTACCGCTCCTACTTATGTAAGTACGATTTCTCTACCGGGCTGCATTCCCGACTGACCTGGGGAAACCTGAGTACTTCTCTGATGGATATCAGTCACGACGGTAAACAATTGATCTTTTCGACGTCAACTCCGGACTATAACGAATTCCCATACAGTAAACAATCGATTTACCTGTTGAATATGACAACCCAGAAGATTGATACACTCTGGAAAGACCGGCTTTTCAGTATTTTCTGCTCCTTCTCTCCCGACGACAAGCAATTGCTGATAAGCGGAGGACCGTCAGCTTTCGGAAAGTCGGGCGAAAACATCGGTAATAATCCCATCGTCAACCAATACGATACACAATTGTATATCTATACCCTCGCCGACGGTACGGTAATCCCCGTGACCCGTGACTTTAATCCTTCCGTAAGCCAATCCTATTGGCATACCGACGGTAATATTTACCTTACAGCCGTCGACGGAGATTACGTGCACCTATTCCGCTACAATGTGAAAAACAAGCACATCGCACAAATTGAATGTCCGGGAGACATTATCCTTTCAACCAGTGTTCCGGAAAAAGGCAACAGAATGATGTATATTGCCTCAAATGTTACCTATCCTCCCATCATCTATACCATGAATCTGAACGGATTGGAAACGGCACAATGGGCGAATCCGGCCAAACAACAATACGAATACATCGTATTCGGAGAAGTAAAAGATTGGGATTACAACTATAAAAAAGGTACGGTAATCGACGGACGCTACTATCTGCCTGCCGATTTCGACCCGAACAAAAAATACCCGCTAATTGTCTATTATTACGGGGGAACGACTCCGGTAGAACGCAGTTTCGGCGGACGCTATCCATTCAATTTATATGCGGCGAACGGGTATGTAGTGTACGTACTCCAGCCTTCCGGCACAATCGGTTACGGCCAGGAATTCTCGGCCCGTCACCAAAATAATTGGGGAAAAATTACCGGAGATGAAATTATCAATGCTACCAAAGCTTTTATCAAGGCACATTCATTTATCGATGCTACCAAAGTAGGATGCATGGGAGCTTCTTACGGCGGCTTTACGACTATGTATCTGACGACACATTCGGATATATTCACCTGTGCGATCTCTCATGCCGGCATCTCTTCCCTCGACGGTTATTGGGGTGACGGTTATTGGGGATACACTTACAGTACAAATGCAACGGCTCACGCTTTTCCCTGGAACCGCAAAGACATTTATGTCGACCAAAGTCCGTTATTCAGTGCCGACAAAGCCCACAATCCCATTCTGTTGATCCACGGTACCAAAGACGTTAATGTACCGACGGCTCAAAGTATGCAGTTTTATACGGCACTTAAACTTTTAGGTAAAGATGTTGAATTGGTATTCGTCAAAGATGCCGATCATCATGTTGTAGATTACAAACAACGTATCCTTTGGAACAATACGATTATGGCCTATTTTGCCAAATATCTGAAAGGGCAGCCTGCCTGGTGGGAAAACCTTTATCCGGAGAAAAATTTATAA
- a CDS encoding YggS family pyridoxal phosphate-dependent enzyme produces the protein MDIQNSIKEILSELPAGVKLVAVSKTKPVEDIRQAYEVGQRVFGENRPQEMAVKSRELPQDIEWHMIGQLQEKNVKYIAPFVRLIHSVDSLKLLQKIDREAEKNGRIIDCLLEFHIAEEMTKSGLSFEEARHILDSEEYAGLNHVRIVGVMGIATYTDNREQIRAEFHHLKQIFEKLEVLFFTDKSYFKEISMGMSEDYNIAVEEGATMVRIGSSIFGSRIYK, from the coding sequence ATGGATATACAAAACAGTATAAAAGAAATATTGTCGGAGTTACCTGCCGGTGTAAAGTTGGTTGCGGTTTCGAAAACCAAGCCGGTGGAGGATATTCGTCAAGCTTATGAGGTGGGCCAACGGGTCTTTGGTGAAAACCGGCCTCAGGAAATGGCCGTTAAATCTCGTGAACTTCCTCAGGATATCGAATGGCACATGATCGGGCAGTTGCAGGAAAAGAATGTAAAATATATTGCTCCTTTTGTTCGGTTGATTCATTCGGTGGATAGTTTGAAATTGTTACAGAAGATCGACCGGGAAGCGGAAAAGAATGGTAGGATAATCGATTGTCTGTTGGAATTTCACATTGCAGAGGAAATGACGAAGTCCGGTTTATCGTTTGAGGAAGCCCGGCACATTTTGGATAGTGAAGAGTATGCCGGATTGAATCATGTCCGGATTGTCGGTGTTATGGGGATTGCTACTTATACGGACAACCGGGAGCAAATAAGGGCAGAGTTTCACCATCTTAAACAAATATTTGAAAAATTGGAAGTACTGTTTTTTACCGATAAATCGTATTTTAAAGAAATATCGATGGGAATGTCTGAAGATTATAACATAGCTGTTGAAGAAGGGGCTACTATGGTTAGAATCGGGAGTTCGATATTCGGCAGTCGTATTTATAAGTGA
- a CDS encoding transporter, which produces MRFTRLHIWLLLIQLCGSLLVYGAISPFNREIAQGILICILAPTATAAAVITGMLGGSVAFLAGFVFLSNVAVALAAPVIFSFLGTNSTLPFWESFGYIGRQVVPLLIFPLFGAWLVQYLLPRFHRWLLSVQILAFYMWSLALTIVTGRTVTFLLEQPDPHYANEVLLALLALGVCICQFWLGRRMGKKYGNTIAGGQGLGQKNTILAIWMSQIYLCPTAAVGPAAYVLWQNIINSWQLWKKRKSEIKQ; this is translated from the coding sequence ATGAGATTCACACGCCTTCACATCTGGTTGTTGCTGATACAACTATGTGGAAGTTTGCTGGTATATGGAGCAATATCCCCTTTTAATCGGGAGATTGCGCAAGGCATACTGATATGTATTTTAGCTCCTACAGCTACCGCAGCTGCCGTTATTACCGGTATGTTGGGAGGAAGTGTTGCTTTTCTGGCCGGTTTTGTCTTTTTGAGTAATGTCGCGGTAGCTTTGGCAGCTCCTGTCATTTTTTCATTTTTGGGGACGAACAGTACGTTGCCTTTCTGGGAGTCTTTCGGATATATCGGACGGCAGGTTGTTCCTTTATTGATTTTTCCGTTGTTCGGCGCCTGGTTGGTGCAATATTTGTTACCCCGTTTTCACAGGTGGCTGTTGTCGGTACAGATATTGGCTTTTTATATGTGGTCGTTGGCATTGACGATTGTAACCGGCCGTACCGTAACCTTTTTGCTGGAGCAACCCGATCCTCATTATGCCAACGAAGTTTTGCTGGCATTGTTGGCATTGGGCGTTTGTATTTGCCAGTTTTGGCTGGGACGCCGGATGGGTAAAAAGTACGGTAATACGATTGCAGGCGGTCAGGGATTGGGACAGAAAAATACCATTCTGGCGATTTGGATGTCACAGATTTATCTTTGTCCGACAGCAGCCGTCGGACCTGCTGCCTATGTGTTGTGGCAAAATATAATTAATAGTTGGCAATTGTGGAAAAAGAGAAAGAGTGAGATAAAACAATAA
- a CDS encoding dihydroorotate dehydrogenase-like protein, translated as MANLKVNFVGLELKSPIIAGSCGLTSDIVKLQEMERCGVGAVVLKSVFEEQIMQEASQSISDAGYPEEEDYVRNYVRAHTLNQYIGLIKAAKSTLKIPVIASINCVRDGEWVDFACQLENAGADAIELNAFILPLDEFAESTDVENMYFNIVKHVKSQIKIPVIMKLSHYFTNLPAFISKLKAYGADAVTLFNRFYEPDINIENETVGAASVFSMPTDLRTTLRWTGILAGKDPLLQISASTGVHSGEAVVKLLLAGATTVQVCSEMYESGISSLAVMNRFLSSWMVDKSYQTIEDFRRKLSYAEVDNASRYERAQFMKYFSSRE; from the coding sequence ATGGCAAATTTAAAAGTGAATTTCGTCGGATTGGAATTGAAGAGTCCGATCATTGCAGGAAGTTGCGGATTGACTTCCGATATTGTAAAGTTACAGGAAATGGAACGGTGCGGAGTCGGTGCGGTGGTATTGAAATCGGTGTTTGAAGAACAGATTATGCAGGAAGCCAGCCAGTCTATCAGTGATGCCGGTTATCCGGAAGAGGAAGATTATGTCCGGAACTATGTGCGGGCACATACCCTGAATCAATATATCGGTTTAATCAAAGCTGCCAAAAGTACATTGAAAATTCCGGTTATTGCGAGTATCAATTGTGTGAGGGACGGTGAATGGGTGGATTTTGCCTGTCAGCTTGAGAATGCCGGGGCAGATGCCATCGAACTGAATGCTTTTATTTTACCTTTGGATGAGTTTGCTGAGAGTACAGATGTTGAGAATATGTATTTCAATATAGTTAAGCATGTCAAATCACAGATAAAGATACCGGTGATTATGAAATTGAGTCATTATTTCACTAATCTGCCGGCTTTTATCAGTAAATTAAAAGCATACGGAGCTGATGCTGTGACTCTTTTCAACCGTTTTTACGAACCGGACATTAATATAGAAAATGAGACAGTCGGGGCGGCTTCTGTATTCAGTATGCCGACGGATTTGCGTACAACTTTGCGCTGGACGGGAATATTGGCAGGAAAAGATCCGTTGTTGCAGATTTCAGCTTCAACGGGGGTCCACAGCGGAGAAGCGGTTGTTAAATTATTATTGGCCGGAGCGACGACGGTACAGGTGTGTTCCGAAATGTATGAGAGCGGTATTTCTTCATTGGCTGTGATGAATCGTTTTTTATCTTCCTGGATGGTCGATAAGTCTTATCAAACCATTGAAGATTTCCGTCGGAAGTTGTCATATGCAGAAGTAGACAATGCTTCCCGTTACGAAAGGGCGCAGTTTATGAAATATTTCAGTAGCCGGGAATAG
- a CDS encoding tetratricopeptide repeat-containing sensor histidine kinase — protein sequence MNYSFFFIPTILLFSLAGCKTGINTENPRLSALEKKIQHYYQEKHRDSMIMVANELLPLLKADSFAVRRGHVLVQKGIAFDILGQYDSASYCLYEALHLGETEKNPELLARALNNIGILYFNLGKSSEAITAYERWLGMTKQQNDSVGIARALNNIGNAYMTIDKNTKKAIPYFQECITISNAINFNQAWFTASINLAQCLILNDRLEEAQATIDKVNKTGGNDYYADYTQALIHRKAKKYDKAIAIMEKIMGLKVNTRELYLALMNELAQLYEEKGDLDRALDYRKQYQTKRDSLHTLERENIIQELKISYETEKKELHIVTLNEERKLYLILTVVGGIGIFLLFIILILINRYQKLKRIRIEEQVKKLEQEKLLVAASSLLDGENHERGRLSRELHDGLGGLLTMVRLDLAQIKTNMSQESQKLDKAILLMDKSITEMRRLAHNLMPESLARFGLKPVLEEYCKGSDMVNFHFYGEELRYNEKTEINFYRIAGELINNALKHANATEINVQLILSESKLSLTVSDNGVGIASPKSKEELMTVRSRVELLGATINIYTLPQKGTEITIELCKESKN from the coding sequence ATGAATTATAGTTTCTTTTTTATTCCGACAATTTTGCTGTTTTCCTTAGCCGGATGTAAAACCGGTATAAATACAGAGAATCCCCGTTTATCTGCTTTAGAAAAGAAAATACAACACTACTATCAGGAAAAACACCGGGATTCGATGATTATGGTTGCAAATGAATTGCTTCCCTTATTGAAGGCCGACTCTTTTGCTGTTCGCCGGGGGCATGTGCTGGTACAAAAAGGTATAGCCTTCGATATTTTGGGACAATACGACTCTGCTTCTTATTGCCTGTATGAGGCTCTGCATCTCGGTGAAACCGAAAAAAATCCGGAATTACTTGCCAGGGCCTTAAACAATATCGGTATCCTGTATTTCAATCTCGGCAAGAGTAGCGAAGCCATTACAGCTTATGAACGCTGGCTGGGAATGACGAAGCAACAAAATGATTCCGTCGGTATAGCCCGCGCTTTAAACAATATCGGGAACGCCTATATGACAATTGACAAAAATACAAAGAAAGCAATCCCCTATTTTCAGGAATGCATAACAATCAGTAATGCCATAAATTTTAATCAGGCCTGGTTCACCGCATCGATTAACCTGGCACAATGTCTTATACTGAACGACAGGCTGGAAGAAGCTCAAGCGACAATCGATAAAGTGAACAAAACCGGAGGCAATGATTATTACGCGGATTATACGCAGGCATTGATTCACCGTAAAGCAAAAAAATACGACAAAGCGATTGCCATTATGGAAAAAATAATGGGACTTAAAGTAAATACCCGCGAACTTTATCTCGCATTAATGAACGAACTGGCACAGCTTTATGAAGAAAAAGGCGATTTGGACCGCGCATTGGATTACCGGAAGCAATACCAGACAAAACGGGACTCTCTACACACCCTCGAACGGGAAAATATCATCCAGGAATTAAAGATATCTTATGAAACAGAAAAAAAAGAGCTACATATCGTTACTTTAAATGAGGAACGTAAATTATATCTCATACTTACCGTTGTAGGCGGTATCGGTATTTTTCTTCTTTTTATCATTCTTATACTGATCAACAGGTATCAGAAATTAAAACGGATCCGGATAGAAGAACAGGTAAAAAAACTGGAACAGGAGAAACTGTTGGTAGCCGCTTCTTCTCTGCTCGACGGCGAAAATCACGAACGTGGACGCCTTTCACGCGAGTTACACGACGGCTTGGGGGGACTGCTTACAATGGTTCGCCTCGATCTGGCACAAATAAAAACAAACATGTCTCAGGAATCCCAAAAACTCGATAAGGCAATTCTCCTTATGGACAAATCAATTACGGAAATGCGACGTCTGGCTCATAACCTCATGCCCGAATCGTTGGCCCGGTTCGGACTAAAACCGGTTTTGGAAGAATATTGCAAAGGATCAGATATGGTAAATTTCCATTTTTATGGAGAAGAATTGAGATATAATGAAAAGACCGAAATTAATTTTTACCGGATTGCCGGAGAACTGATAAATAACGCCCTGAAACATGCCAATGCAACGGAAATCAATGTTCAGCTTATATTATCCGAAAGCAAATTATCACTCACCGTATCAGACAACGGTGTCGGCATCGCTTCCCCGAAAAGTAAAGAAGAACTTATGACTGTACGTTCGAGAGTCGAATTGCTGGGGGCAACGATAAACATCTACACCCTGCCGCAAAAAGGAACGGAAATAACGATAGAATTGTGTAAAGAATCAAAAAATTAA